A segment of the Catenuloplanes nepalensis genome:
GCGCCGGGCACGCCGGACAACTGGATCCCGCACGGCCAGCGGGTCGATCTGGCCAACCGCTCAGCCAGCGCGGTGTCGTTCCTCGGCCTGGCCACGAACGGCCCCTCCACCGGCACCGCCCAGGTCGTCTACACCGACGGCACCACCCAGGACGTCCCGCTCACGCTGGGCGACTGGGCCGCGACCGCCCCGGCCGGCAGTACCGCGCTGCTGACCGTCCCCGGCCGCAACAACGCCAACGGCACCACCGGCGACGGCACCTTCCGCGTCTTCGCCACCGACCCGGCCACCCTGGATACAGCCAAGATCGTCGACGCGGTCATCCTGCCCCAGGGCAGCGACCGCGGCATCATGCACATCTTCGACGTCACCATCGGCTGACCCACCGACCCGAAGGCGCCCTCCCCACCGGGGAGGGCGCCTTCGGCGTCTTCAGGGGCCACATTGCGTGCTCCGAAGATCGGTCGAGTGACGTGCGAGTATACGGCCGATACGGTTGCGGGGCGGGTTCTGTCGACCCCACTGCTGTCGTGCTCTCTTCCTGTGCGCCGCGGCCGACATGACGCCTGGCCTTTCATCACCGGACTGCTACCGGAGGCCAGCACCGTAGTGCCATGGCCGGCCTTGCCGGGGTGAGCGTCGTCGATCTGCTCGGCATGCTCGGCCGCTTCGGCCGCGATGTCGCCGGTGTATCGGGGAAGCCGAGTGCATCGTGGTCGAACGGTTCGACCGCGCCGTCACCGCACCGGGCGAGGCCGCGGTTCGGCTGCACCAAGAGGACGTCTGCCAGGCCTTGGGTATCGATCCGGACCACGCGCAGGGCCGCGGCAAGTACGAGGCGCACGGCGGCCCGACCTTCCGGCAGGTGGCCGGTCTGCTCGAACGGTGGTCGGCCGACTCGCGCGCGGAGCGGCTGCGTCTGCTCGACCGGGCTACGTTCACCGTGGCGATCGGTGACGCGGACGCGCACGGAAAGAATGTGGCGCTGCTGCATCCGGCGCCGGGTGAGATCACCCTGGCGCCGCTCTACGACACCGTACCCACGATGGCCCGGCCGAAGCTGTGGGCGGAGGCCGCCATGAGCATCGGTGGCGTGACCCGGCTCCCCGAGGTCGACAGCGATGCGCTGATCCGGGAAGGCGTCGCCTGGGGCCTGCCGGCGAACGTCGTCTCCTCCCGTGTGCGGGAATTGCTGGAGCGCCTGCGAGACGTGCTCGCCGCCGCCGACGGCACCGTACCCGCGATGGGTTTGGTCGAGGACCGGGTGTCGAGACTGCTGGATTGACCGGGAACCCGGCGGCCCCGGAAGGAGCCGCCGGGCGCGTGGTCAGACGAGTTGGCGGAAGGTGCTGGCGTGGAAGACCAGGGGTGGCGCGGCCGGCTGGTGGTCGACCGCGTGGATGGTGAGCAGCGCGATGACGTGGTCGCCGGCCGGGAGCTCCTGGTGGAGCGTGCAGTCGAACCAGGCCGCCGCGCCGCCGATCCGCACCGCGCCGGATGGCGTGGCGGTCCAGTCGACGCCCGCGAAACGGTCCGTGGCGCCGGCCAGCCGGCGGGTCAGCGCGCCGTGGCCGGCGGCGAGCACGCTCACCCCGATGCCGCCGGCCCGGCGGAGGGCCGGCCAGGTGCGGGACGTGCGCTGGAGCGACACCGCGAGCAGCGGCGGGTCGAGGGAGACGGAGAGGAACGAGCTGACCGCCATTCCCTCGGGTGCGCCGTCGACGAGCCCGGACAGTGCCGTGACCCCGCTCGGGAAGCGCGCGAAGGCGGCGCGCAGCGTGGCGGCGTCCACCTAGACCGCCAGGTAGTCGGTGAGGTTCGGCAGCGCGCCGGTCACCTCGTACGCGCCGATGAACGCCATCTTCGCGTCCAGCGAGTCGTGCGAGGCGAACGCGCGGGCGTTGCGCCAGTACCGGTCGAACCGGTACCGGTTGCTGGTGCCGCGGCCGCCGGTCAGCTCGTGGACCTGCGCGGTCACCCGCAGCCCGGCCGTCGTGCTGGCCACCTTCGCCCGGAAGCCGCGCACGCCGGTCTCCGCCGGGTCGGCGCTGCCGGACGCGATCTCCGAAGCCACGCTCATCAGCAGCGCCCGCGCGGCCGCGAGCTCGCTGGACATCTCGCCGAGCCGGCGGTGGATCAGCGGATCCTCCTGAGCCCCGGCGAACTTGGGCATGCTGGACCGCTTGACGGTCCGCAGGTAGCCCACGGTCGCTTCGAGCGCGCCCTCGCCGAGCCCCTGCAGCAGCGCCGCGTGGGTGAGCATGACCGCGCTGAGCAGGTACGGGTCGATGGCCGCGGGCGGGAAGTGCCAGCCGTCCGCCACGAACACGTTCTGATAGGTGATCGTCTGGCTGTCCGTGCCGCGCTGGCCCATGTTGTCCCAGTCGTGTGCCGCGGTCAGCCCGGGGTCGTCGAGCCGGACCAGCGCCTGGTGCGGCACGCCCTCCAGCAGGAACCGCACGTGCAGCAGGTCGCGCCCGCCGCCACCGCTGTTGGTGTTGAACGTCTTGGTGCCGTCGATGACGATGCCGCCGGGCACGCGCCGTCCGGTCACCGGCCCCTTGCCGCCGGCCTCGGACGCGGACGACACCAGCCGCCGCCCGCTCTCCAGGAGCTCGTCCGCCACCTGCCGCCGGACCTCACGGGGGACGTCGGAGATGAAGATCTGGCGGGCGACCAGCGCGTTCGCGCTCCAGCACTGCCCGGTGGAGCCGTCCGCCGCGGACACCTCCACGATGCTCTCGATCGTCTCCGGCAGGCCGCCCCACGCGCCGTCCCACGCGCCGCCGAACTCGACCGGCACGCTGAGCCGGTTCAGCCCGGCCCCGGCGAGCAACCGCATGTTGGCCGCGACGTCCGTACCCTCGGCGTCGGCCCGGAAGCCGTTCGCCGTCAGCTCGGGACGCAGCGCGCGGGCACGGGACACCAGTTCGGTGATCATCTGTTCTCCTCGCTTCGGTGGAACCGAGGGGAACGCTAATCACGCCGCGGCTGTCTGCCCTGGTCCTGGCGTTAAGTGAGGAACGCCGGTGAGCGGATGTATCGGTTCCGCGCTCGGCAGGGGCCCGGTGCGCGCCGCGAACGACTGCAGCAGGTACGCGGCCAGCCGACGGGCCGCGTGCGGCGACGTGGAAGCCAGGCTCTCCCCGGCCTTCACCAGCAGCAGCAGGTCGTTCGGCTCGAAGTCGGCCCGCAGGTGCCCGGCCTCCTGGGCGCGCCGGGCCAGCTCGCACACGTTCCGCGCGGCCCGCGACTCGGCCATCAGATGCGTCACCGGCAGGTCGTCGCGCCGCGCTTCCGGATCGAAGACCCGGTCGACCATGGCGAGCAGCCCGTGCCACGGGTCCGGGTCGGCCAGCGAGCCGTCGGTGAGTTCGGTGCACAGTTCCAGCTGGCGTGCGGTGGCCGCGTCGACGAGCGCGTCCCGGGTCGGGAAGTGCCGGGTCACGGTGGCGGTGCCGACGCCGGCCCGCCGGGCGACCGCGCGCAGCGTCACGCCGGTGCCCTTGGCCGCCAGCAGCGTCCGGGCCGTGTCGATGATGTGTCGCCGGTTCCGGGCGCCGTCAGCTCGCACCCGACCACGATACGTCCGGCCGCCCCGGGCGAGGCGGCCGGACGATCCAGAGCCTAACGCCGCAGCGGTACGCGGGACCAGTCCGTGTCCGAGGCCAGGTAGAAGCCCGGGTACGACGGCTGGTTGTAGGCGGTCTGCTGGCGCGCCACCTCGGCCCGGTACTGCGGGTCGTGCATCAGCGTGTAGAGCTTGTGCCCGGTCACCTCCGTGCTCAGGTGGATCCGGATCGCGGTGCTGTCCGCGGTCCGGACCAGCAGCTCCTCCCGCCAGTCACCGAAGACGTCCGCGATCAGCGCCGCGTTGCCCTTCGTGCCGTTGTCGGCCCGGGTGCCCGCCGCGGTGAGCAGCGTGCCGCGTTTCCAGTCGTCGATCGTCGGCGTCGCGTCCCCGGAGCCGTTGAGGATCTGCGTGGTCAGGTCGCCGGACCAGCGGATGCTCTGGTTCGTGCCCGGGAT
Coding sequences within it:
- a CDS encoding flavin reductase family protein; protein product: MDAATLRAAFARFPSGVTALSGLVDGAPEGMAVSSFLSVSLDPPLLAVSLQRTSRTWPALRRAGGIGVSVLAAGHGALTRRLAGATDRFAGVDWTATPSGAVRIGGAAAWFDCTLHQELPAGDHVIALLTIHAVDHQPAAPPLVFHASTFRQLV
- a CDS encoding TetR/AcrR family transcriptional regulator, which encodes MRADGARNRRHIIDTARTLLAAKGTGVTLRAVARRAGVGTATVTRHFPTRDALVDAATARQLELCTELTDGSLADPDPWHGLLAMVDRVFDPEARRDDLPVTHLMAESRAARNVCELARRAQEAGHLRADFEPNDLLLLVKAGESLASTSPHAARRLAAYLLQSFAARTGPLPSAEPIHPLTGVPHLTPGPGQTAAA
- a CDS encoding acyl-CoA dehydrogenase family protein → MITELVSRARALRPELTANGFRADAEGTDVAANMRLLAGAGLNRLSVPVEFGGAWDGAWGGLPETIESIVEVSAADGSTGQCWSANALVARQIFISDVPREVRRQVADELLESGRRLVSSASEAGGKGPVTGRRVPGGIVIDGTKTFNTNSGGGGRDLLHVRFLLEGVPHQALVRLDDPGLTAAHDWDNMGQRGTDSQTITYQNVFVADGWHFPPAAIDPYLLSAVMLTHAALLQGLGEGALEATVGYLRTVKRSSMPKFAGAQEDPLIHRRLGEMSSELAAARALLMSVASEIASGSADPAETGVRGFRAKVASTTAGLRVTAQVHELTGGRGTSNRYRFDRYWRNARAFASHDSLDAKMAFIGAYEVTGALPNLTDYLAV
- a CDS encoding HipA domain-containing protein; this encodes MVVERFDRAVTAPGEAAVRLHQEDVCQALGIDPDHAQGRGKYEAHGGPTFRQVAGLLERWSADSRAERLRLLDRATFTVAIGDADAHGKNVALLHPAPGEITLAPLYDTVPTMARPKLWAEAAMSIGGVTRLPEVDSDALIREGVAWGLPANVVSSRVRELLERLRDVLAAADGTVPAMGLVEDRVSRLLD